The following proteins are encoded in a genomic region of Candidatus Dormiibacterota bacterium:
- the murI gene encoding glutamate racemase, with protein MRDAGIGVFDSGIGGLTVFKALKETLPAGERLVYLGDTARVPYGTKSDETVTRYALEGALFLERRGIKALVIACNTMSAVALPDLQRRLRLPVVGVIGPGAEAACLATRRQIIGVIGTAATIKSGAYARAIATHLPQARVVGRACPLFVPLAEEGWVDNDVARATAALYLRDLAAEGIDTLVLGCTHYPLLAGVIGEAVGPRVTLVDSARATARVVRGRLVERGLLNEGPGPPGGDDFFVTDSSDRFREVGSRFLGGPLERLEQIDIQG; from the coding sequence GTGCGCGACGCGGGCATCGGGGTCTTCGACTCGGGAATCGGCGGGCTGACCGTCTTCAAGGCGCTGAAGGAGACGCTGCCCGCCGGCGAGCGGCTGGTCTACCTCGGGGACACGGCGCGCGTTCCCTACGGCACCAAGTCGGACGAAACGGTCACCCGCTATGCGCTCGAAGGGGCGCTCTTTCTGGAGCGCCGCGGCATCAAGGCGCTGGTCATCGCCTGCAACACGATGTCGGCGGTGGCCCTCCCCGATCTGCAGCGCCGGCTGAGGCTGCCGGTCGTCGGGGTGATCGGCCCGGGGGCCGAGGCCGCCTGCCTCGCCACCCGCCGGCAGATCATCGGCGTCATCGGCACAGCCGCCACGATCAAGAGCGGCGCTTACGCGCGCGCCATCGCCACCCACCTGCCGCAGGCGCGCGTGGTCGGCCGCGCCTGCCCGCTGTTCGTGCCGCTGGCGGAGGAGGGTTGGGTGGATAATGACGTCGCCCGCGCCACCGCCGCGCTCTACCTGCGCGATCTCGCGGCCGAAGGGATCGACACGCTGGTCCTCGGGTGCACGCACTACCCGCTCCTGGCGGGCGTGATCGGCGAGGCGGTCGGCCCCCGGGTCACGCTGGTCGACTCGGCGCGGGCGACGGCGAGGGTCGTGCGGGGCCGGCTCGTCGAGCGCGGGCTCCTGAACGAGGGGCCGGGCCCTCCGGGCGGCGACGATTTCTTCGTGACCGACTCGTCGGACCGCTTCCGCGAGGTCGGGTCGCGCTTTCTCGGCGGGCCGCTCGAGAGGCTCGAGCAGATCGACATTCAGGGTTGA
- a CDS encoding GerMN domain-containing protein — translation MKRETIVLGAVAAVCTALLVAALVMRTGGHAGGATQAGVAPNPEAGAQPGGEETPPSAPAAPGSPAAAPSPAATATPAETPSFTSEQNRREVTLFFQEVDSESLGPEKRKIFLTSSAADQAKQIVVELINGPLEKGLLPTLPPQTRLRGLYLDRSGTAYVDFSSELVDFHPGGTDEEIATIFSIVDSLVYNLPQIKRVHILVNGEERDTLKSHLDLRRDYAKDMSIVDMDRKSAP, via the coding sequence GTGAAGCGGGAGACGATCGTCCTCGGCGCGGTGGCCGCCGTCTGCACCGCCCTGCTCGTCGCGGCCCTGGTGATGCGCACCGGCGGGCACGCCGGCGGGGCGACGCAGGCGGGGGTCGCGCCAAATCCCGAAGCCGGCGCCCAGCCGGGCGGCGAGGAGACGCCCCCCTCCGCCCCCGCGGCGCCCGGCTCTCCGGCCGCGGCCCCCTCCCCGGCCGCCACGGCCACACCGGCGGAGACGCCCTCCTTCACCTCCGAGCAGAACCGCCGCGAGGTGACCCTGTTCTTCCAGGAGGTCGACAGCGAGTCGCTCGGTCCGGAGAAGAGGAAGATCTTCCTGACCTCCTCGGCCGCCGACCAGGCGAAGCAGATCGTGGTCGAGCTGATCAACGGGCCTCTGGAGAAGGGTCTCCTGCCGACGCTGCCTCCCCAGACGCGCCTGCGCGGCCTCTACCTCGACCGCTCCGGCACCGCCTACGTCGACTTCAGCAGCGAGCTCGTCGACTTCCATCCCGGCGGGACGGACGAGGAGATCGCCACGATCTTCTCGATCGTGGACTCGCTCGTCTACAACCTGCCGCAGATCAAGCGGGTGCACATCCTCGTCAACGGCGAGGAGCGCGACACGCTCAAGAGCCACCTCGATCTCAGGCGCGACTACGCCAAGGACATGTCGATCGTGGACATGGACCGCAAGAGCGCGCCGTAG
- the rph gene encoding ribonuclease PH, which yields MQRQDGRSERDMRPVEIQTGVNIYAEGSALIKIGNTHVICTASVEDKVPPFLRDTNQGWITSEYGMIPRATDQRTQREATRGKASGRTQEIQRLIGRSLRAVAEMKALGSRTVWIDCDVIQADGGTRTASITGAFVALVLALAKMKTLNRLNGPPLRGMVAATSVGLLGGVPFLDLNYSEDSQADVDMNVVRTDSGRYVEVQGTGEKTPFSPEEMKGMLDLANHGVNHLFEHQRKTLREVLPALLPRP from the coding sequence ATGCAGCGGCAGGACGGCAGGAGCGAACGCGACATGCGACCGGTCGAGATCCAGACCGGCGTCAACATCTACGCGGAGGGGTCGGCCCTCATCAAGATCGGCAACACGCACGTGATCTGCACCGCGAGCGTCGAGGACAAGGTGCCCCCCTTCCTGCGCGACACCAACCAGGGATGGATCACGTCCGAGTACGGCATGATCCCGCGCGCCACCGACCAGCGCACGCAGAGGGAGGCGACGCGCGGCAAGGCCTCCGGCCGGACGCAGGAGATCCAGAGGCTGATCGGGCGGTCGCTGCGAGCCGTCGCCGAGATGAAGGCGCTCGGCTCGCGCACCGTCTGGATCGACTGCGATGTCATCCAGGCCGACGGCGGCACGCGCACCGCCTCGATCACCGGCGCCTTCGTGGCGCTGGTGCTGGCGCTCGCGAAGATGAAGACGCTCAACAGGCTCAACGGCCCGCCGCTGCGCGGCATGGTCGCGGCCACCTCGGTCGGACTCCTCGGCGGTGTCCCGTTCCTGGACCTGAACTACTCGGAGGATTCGCAGGCGGACGTGGACATGAACGTGGTGCGCACCGACTCCGGGCGTTACGTCGAGGTGCAGGGGACCGGCGAGAAGACGCCGTTCTCGCCCGAGGAGATGAAGGGGATGCTCGATCTGGCCAACCACGGCGTCAACCACCTTTTCGAGCACCAGAGAAAGACCCTGCGCGAGGTCCTGCCGGCCCTGCTCCCACGTCCGTGA
- a CDS encoding NfeD family protein, with translation MLLNWLLIIAGAVCILAEVAMGGFAGFDLILIGSAVALGGLIGLFVKNPVTGLIVSAILSLLYIALGRRWVRARLQHKTVASNADALVGQTALVTQRIAEHHPGQVKVRDEVWRAATARGVVGPFETGVVVVVEDVEGVTLLVRSRA, from the coding sequence ATGCTGCTGAACTGGCTCCTGATCATCGCCGGCGCCGTGTGCATCCTGGCGGAAGTGGCGATGGGCGGCTTCGCCGGGTTCGACCTGATCCTGATCGGGTCGGCGGTGGCCCTCGGCGGGCTCATCGGCTTGTTCGTCAAGAACCCGGTCACCGGACTGATCGTGTCGGCGATCCTGTCGCTGCTCTACATCGCACTCGGCCGGCGCTGGGTGCGCGCCCGGCTGCAGCACAAGACCGTGGCGTCGAACGCCGACGCGCTGGTCGGCCAGACCGCCCTCGTGACCCAGCGCATCGCCGAGCACCACCCCGGCCAGGTGAAGGTGAGGGATGAAGTCTGGCGCGCCGCGACGGCCCGCGGTGTCGTGGGTCCCTTCGAGACCGGTGTCGTCGTCGTGGTCGAAGACGTGGAGGGTGTCACACTCCTGGTGAGGTCACGCGCATGA
- a CDS encoding GWxTD domain-containing protein translates to MPSTDRPPQGGPLNTNDDEPAAPTEAAPIFGAPRGRGDVVSLTALLTARLLRLRPLHGPRPTGQRVRDSLEIPRWALSLGFLLFVLLFLAMLAFFFVSTEAHAAVDSINFDRPTKDWYQGPVRYIITHQEIKAYKGLETELDRQNFIDWFWQRRDLDPSTPENEFQQRFEQRVYETMRMFTDTSKPGWKTDMGKIYIVVGPPDEINKDLMAKSHRGMVFWTYRKPPYPGLASNTTIAFARDKSGELVISTSPTIDSDVARGLNRVDARQKDVNGELVVPGRRDPALVMNGVPLSQGPLDMLLIAGRMQQLPPAEEEMFKSFAITREFYGEIPADTHVDYYKTNDGMTYTTITIGIKTTAVQYRAVGKKEVPDVVVFGKLISKEHPELIYPLAGDGNFAESESNETAGIGDFLVYQATGGFKPGKYQLVLGVQDRVSKKIASYRKDVDVPDYAVDGLTLSSLSLAGTLEPTDYRPAPGKPFYIGRFRLIPSPDAVFRKSNELNIYFQVYNPVADSGSGKPKLDIEYHFRSKNHDGSYAEVGTYAVKESAAQAQGYAVALEKWPEGEYQVTVMVKDLVSGTVRQTTAVFTIRG, encoded by the coding sequence ATGCCATCCACGGATCGGCCGCCCCAGGGCGGCCCGCTGAACACGAACGACGACGAGCCCGCGGCCCCCACGGAGGCCGCCCCGATCTTCGGCGCGCCGAGGGGGCGGGGTGATGTCGTCTCCCTGACCGCCCTCCTGACCGCGCGTCTCCTGCGCCTGCGGCCCCTGCACGGCCCGCGGCCGACGGGGCAGAGGGTGCGCGACTCTCTGGAGATCCCGCGCTGGGCGCTGTCGCTCGGCTTCCTGCTGTTCGTCCTGCTGTTCCTGGCGATGCTGGCGTTCTTCTTCGTCTCGACGGAGGCGCACGCCGCCGTCGATTCGATCAACTTCGACAGGCCGACGAAGGACTGGTACCAGGGGCCGGTTCGCTACATCATCACGCATCAGGAGATCAAGGCGTACAAGGGGCTCGAGACGGAGCTCGACCGGCAGAACTTCATCGACTGGTTCTGGCAGAGGCGCGATCTCGACCCCAGCACCCCCGAGAACGAGTTCCAGCAGCGCTTCGAGCAGAGGGTGTACGAGACGATGCGCATGTTCACCGACACCTCGAAGCCGGGCTGGAAGACCGACATGGGGAAGATCTACATCGTGGTCGGGCCGCCGGATGAAATCAACAAGGACCTGATGGCGAAGTCGCATCGCGGCATGGTGTTCTGGACCTACAGGAAGCCCCCCTACCCGGGGCTGGCGTCCAACACGACCATCGCCTTCGCGCGCGACAAGAGCGGTGAGCTCGTCATCAGCACGAGCCCCACCATCGACTCGGACGTGGCGCGCGGCCTGAACCGCGTGGACGCCCGGCAGAAGGACGTCAACGGAGAGCTGGTGGTCCCGGGCCGCCGCGACCCGGCCCTGGTGATGAACGGCGTGCCGCTCTCCCAGGGACCGCTCGACATGCTGCTCATCGCCGGCCGCATGCAGCAGCTGCCGCCGGCCGAGGAGGAGATGTTCAAGTCGTTCGCGATCACCCGCGAGTTCTACGGGGAGATCCCGGCCGACACGCACGTCGATTACTACAAGACGAACGACGGCATGACCTATACGACCATCACCATCGGCATCAAGACGACCGCGGTGCAGTACCGCGCCGTCGGCAAGAAGGAGGTGCCGGACGTGGTGGTGTTCGGAAAGCTCATCAGCAAGGAGCACCCCGAGCTGATCTACCCCCTGGCCGGGGACGGCAACTTCGCCGAGAGCGAGTCGAATGAGACGGCGGGGATCGGGGATTTCCTGGTGTACCAGGCGACGGGGGGCTTCAAGCCGGGCAAGTACCAGCTCGTGCTGGGCGTGCAGGACCGCGTGAGCAAGAAGATCGCCTCCTACCGGAAGGACGTGGACGTTCCGGACTACGCGGTGGACGGTCTGACGCTGTCGTCGCTCTCCCTCGCCGGCACCCTGGAGCCGACCGATTACCGGCCTGCGCCCGGCAAGCCGTTCTACATCGGCAGGTTCAGGCTCATCCCGAGCCCGGACGCCGTGTTCCGCAAGTCGAACGAGCTGAACATCTACTTCCAGGTGTACAACCCGGTCGCCGACTCCGGCTCCGGCAAGCCGAAGCTCGACATCGAGTACCACTTCCGCTCGAAGAATCACGACGGCTCGTACGCCGAGGTCGGCACCTATGCGGTGAAGGAGAGCGCGGCCCAGGCGCAGGGGTACGCCGTGGCGCTCGAGAAGTGGCCGGAGGGGGAGTACCAGGTCACCGTGATGGTGAAGGACCTGGTGTCCGGCACGGTCCGCCAGACCACCGCCGTCTTCACGATTCGCGGCTGA
- the asnB gene encoding asparagine synthase (glutamine-hydrolyzing), with product MCGIVGIADLRGNGRPDPGLVATMADTMAHRGPDGACVVEVGAGHTAHLTFGFRRLSILDLGAGARAYADEAGRFRVICNGEIYNDPELRRGLIGRGHRFETRCDTEVIPHLYEEHGLSFVHHLDGMFAFAVFDARDNRLVLGRDRAGEKPLYYLEQDGEVMFASEIKALLAHPRVNPQPDLRALTRYLLYGYFPAPHTPFAGVRKLPAGHLLIAESGRLRIEPYWDLKRIFRGEYAAVGRDAAPTGAEAARRPPGFSDPTEDEAAREVRRLLEEAVRLRLRADVPVGVFFSGGVDSSSIAALAVDITGGPVPTFTLGFDDPDFNEADYARRAAAHFGTDHHETIVGEPQMLEALLSMARVLDEPLADASIVPTHLLSRFAREHVKVTLGGEGGDELFAGYPTYIGDRLARSYMRLPAAVRGLVRRTVEMIPPAFNNVGTEYLLKKFVAGAELPQAVRHQFWFGAFPPDRQQDLLSPEALALIAASPGPPNDPVAETRAIVDGLPVRHPLDALLATDFLMFLQDDLLTKVDRASMATSLEVRAPFLHHPLVEYVVALPARLKLRRLTSKYILKRAMRDRLTPEVSGRRKRGFNIPMARFMHRSLAPLMRRALAPERVRAGGILRPETVTRLLEEHMERRRDNGRLLWNLLMLQLWQSRHFGGGDLL from the coding sequence ATGTGCGGCATCGTCGGCATCGCTGATCTGCGCGGGAACGGGCGGCCCGATCCGGGCCTGGTCGCGACCATGGCCGACACGATGGCCCACCGCGGCCCGGACGGCGCGTGCGTCGTCGAGGTCGGAGCCGGCCACACGGCCCACCTGACCTTCGGGTTCCGCCGGCTGAGCATCCTCGACCTCGGAGCGGGAGCGCGCGCCTACGCCGACGAGGCGGGGCGCTTCCGCGTCATCTGCAACGGCGAGATCTACAACGACCCCGAGCTGAGGCGCGGCCTGATCGGGCGCGGCCACCGCTTCGAGACCCGCTGCGACACGGAGGTCATCCCGCACCTGTACGAGGAGCACGGCCTGTCGTTCGTCCATCACCTCGACGGCATGTTCGCCTTCGCCGTGTTCGACGCGCGCGACAATCGCCTGGTCCTCGGACGCGACCGCGCCGGCGAGAAGCCGCTGTATTACCTCGAGCAGGACGGCGAGGTGATGTTCGCCTCGGAGATCAAGGCGCTCCTGGCGCACCCGCGCGTGAACCCGCAGCCGGACCTGCGCGCCCTCACCCGTTACCTTCTGTACGGATACTTTCCGGCGCCGCACACGCCGTTCGCCGGCGTGCGCAAGCTGCCGGCCGGCCACCTGCTCATCGCCGAGAGCGGGCGGCTGCGGATCGAACCGTACTGGGACCTGAAGCGGATCTTCCGGGGAGAGTATGCGGCGGTCGGGCGGGACGCGGCCCCAACGGGCGCGGAAGCCGCCCGGCGGCCGCCGGGCTTCTCCGACCCGACAGAGGACGAGGCGGCCCGCGAGGTGCGCCGTCTCCTCGAGGAGGCGGTACGCCTGCGGTTGCGGGCCGACGTGCCGGTCGGAGTGTTCTTCAGCGGAGGCGTGGATTCCTCCTCGATCGCGGCCCTGGCCGTGGACATCACCGGCGGCCCCGTGCCCACGTTCACGCTCGGCTTCGACGACCCGGACTTCAACGAGGCGGACTACGCGCGGCGCGCCGCCGCGCATTTCGGGACCGACCACCACGAGACGATCGTGGGCGAGCCGCAGATGCTCGAAGCGCTCCTGTCGATGGCGCGCGTCCTCGACGAGCCCCTGGCCGACGCCTCGATCGTGCCGACTCATCTGCTGTCGCGCTTCGCACGGGAGCACGTGAAGGTGACGCTCGGTGGCGAGGGGGGGGACGAGCTGTTCGCCGGCTACCCGACCTACATCGGCGACCGTCTGGCGCGCTCCTACATGCGCCTCCCGGCCGCCGTGCGCGGGCTGGTGCGCCGGACGGTCGAGATGATCCCGCCCGCCTTCAACAACGTCGGGACGGAGTACCTCCTCAAGAAATTCGTCGCCGGCGCCGAGCTGCCGCAGGCGGTGCGCCACCAGTTCTGGTTCGGCGCCTTCCCTCCCGACCGCCAGCAGGACTTGCTGTCGCCGGAGGCGCTCGCCCTCATCGCCGCCTCCCCCGGCCCGCCGAACGATCCCGTGGCGGAAACGCGCGCCATCGTCGACGGCCTCCCGGTCCGCCACCCGCTCGACGCCCTGCTCGCGACCGATTTCCTGATGTTCCTGCAGGACGATCTCCTGACCAAGGTGGACCGCGCCTCCATGGCGACGTCGCTCGAGGTCAGGGCGCCGTTCCTGCACCACCCGCTGGTCGAGTACGTCGTGGCGCTCCCGGCAAGGCTGAAGCTCCGCCGCCTGACCTCGAAGTACATTCTGAAGCGGGCGATGCGCGACCGTCTGACCCCCGAGGTCAGCGGCCGGCGCAAGCGCGGCTTCAACATCCCGATGGCGCGCTTCATGCACCGGAGCCTCGCCCCGCTTATGCGGCGGGCCCTGGCCCCCGAACGCGTACGGGCCGGCGGCATCCTGCGTCCCGAGACGGTCACCCGCCTTCTGGAGGAGCACATGGAGCGCCGGCGCGACAACGGACGGCTCCTGTGGAATCTCCTGATGCTGCAGCTCTGGCAGTCGCGGCACTTCGGGGGCGGGGATCTTCTTTAG
- a CDS encoding N-acetylmuramoyl-L-alanine amidase translates to MSLVRPGRVAATLLSISVVALAAAATTPSLAQDQPLRFTLKTIDNEAGVRVVLEFTRKPAYEIHRDSKRVYVTLNESSVEPPFKKKEYNGAVLEKMKFIEGFRTSELVLYIGDDFSTFSTFEMGEPFRIVLDLRKKQGPSISVTVPTPGGGIPPGPAPGGTGRGAGAQGTPGPSGPAPAPGGAEPPVTPSTGGGAPPSGQPPPQSAFVVVIDPGHGGDDTGALGPSGLAEKDVTLDVAKRLKARIQSEMDAEVILTRDTDKTLALDDRTSIANHNHADLYISIHANASRRGNARGAETYFLSYQATDDEARAVAAIENNTLGLEEGVQKNGNLEMILWDLAQSAFLKESSVFAEMIQEHLNDVLDIANRGIKQAPFRVLMGATMPAVLIEVAFITSPEEEKRLKDAAFKDRLAGAIFDSVRKFHDKYVQARSR, encoded by the coding sequence ATGTCCTTGGTCAGGCCGGGCCGCGTCGCCGCGACCCTCCTCTCGATCAGTGTCGTTGCGCTGGCAGCCGCCGCGACGACCCCGAGCCTCGCCCAGGACCAGCCGCTGCGGTTCACGCTGAAGACGATCGACAACGAGGCGGGGGTGCGCGTCGTCCTCGAGTTCACGCGCAAGCCGGCGTACGAGATCCACCGCGACTCCAAGCGGGTGTACGTGACGCTCAACGAGTCCTCGGTCGAGCCGCCGTTCAAGAAGAAGGAGTACAACGGGGCGGTCCTCGAGAAGATGAAGTTCATCGAGGGGTTCCGGACCTCCGAGCTGGTGCTGTACATCGGCGACGATTTCTCGACCTTCTCGACCTTCGAGATGGGCGAGCCGTTCCGCATCGTCCTCGACCTGCGCAAGAAGCAGGGGCCCTCGATCTCCGTGACCGTCCCGACGCCGGGCGGCGGCATCCCGCCCGGCCCCGCCCCGGGAGGAACGGGCCGCGGCGCGGGCGCGCAGGGCACCCCGGGTCCGTCGGGCCCAGCACCGGCGCCGGGCGGAGCCGAGCCGCCGGTAACACCCTCGACCGGAGGGGGCGCCCCCCCGTCGGGCCAGCCGCCCCCGCAGTCCGCCTTCGTCGTCGTAATCGATCCGGGGCACGGCGGCGACGACACGGGTGCCCTGGGCCCCTCGGGTCTCGCCGAGAAGGACGTCACGCTCGACGTGGCGAAGCGCCTCAAGGCGCGCATCCAGTCCGAGATGGACGCCGAGGTCATCCTGACGCGCGACACCGACAAGACACTGGCTCTCGATGATCGGACGTCGATCGCCAACCACAACCACGCCGATCTCTACATCTCCATCCACGCCAACGCTTCGCGGCGCGGCAACGCGCGCGGCGCCGAGACCTATTTCCTGTCGTACCAGGCGACCGACGACGAGGCGCGCGCCGTGGCGGCGATCGAGAACAACACGCTCGGTCTCGAAGAGGGGGTGCAGAAGAACGGCAACCTCGAGATGATCCTGTGGGACCTGGCGCAGTCGGCCTTCCTCAAGGAGTCGAGTGTCTTTGCCGAGATGATCCAGGAGCACCTGAACGACGTTCTCGACATCGCCAACCGCGGCATCAAGCAGGCGCCGTTCCGCGTCCTGATGGGCGCGACCATGCCGGCTGTCCTCATCGAAGTCGCGTTCATCACCAGCCCCGAAGAGGAAAAACGCCTCAAGGACGCGGCCTTCAAGGACAGGCTGGCCGGCGCCATCTTCGACAGCGTCAGGAAATTCCACGACAAGTACGTCCAGGCGCGCTCCCGGTGA
- the rdgB gene encoding RdgB/HAM1 family non-canonical purine NTP pyrophosphatase, producing the protein MSAVRSRLLVATFNPGKARELVRLLAPLGIEVLSPADLGIREPYEETAGSYEENAIGKARHYSALARLPALADDSGLEVDALGGRPGPLSARYGAADLDDAGRNRLLLHEIEGVPEERRTARYVSVAVLARPAGDEPRLFRAACEGRISREPRGRNGFGYDPIFFYPPFNATFGEIDNARKDQVSHRGKAMTQVASFLATLEGRSFLES; encoded by the coding sequence GTGAGCGCGGTCCGGTCCCGGCTTCTCGTCGCCACCTTCAATCCCGGCAAGGCGAGGGAGCTGGTGCGTCTTCTGGCCCCTCTCGGCATCGAGGTCCTGTCCCCCGCCGACCTCGGCATTCGCGAGCCGTACGAAGAGACCGCCGGCTCCTACGAGGAGAACGCCATCGGCAAGGCCCGGCATTACTCGGCGCTGGCGCGCCTGCCGGCCCTCGCGGACGACTCCGGCCTGGAGGTCGATGCCCTCGGCGGCCGCCCCGGCCCGCTCTCGGCGCGCTACGGGGCCGCCGATCTCGACGACGCGGGACGCAACCGGCTCCTGCTTCATGAGATCGAAGGCGTCCCGGAGGAGCGTCGCACCGCCCGATACGTCTCCGTCGCCGTCCTGGCCCGTCCCGCCGGCGATGAGCCGCGTCTGTTCCGCGCCGCCTGCGAAGGCCGCATCTCCCGGGAGCCGCGTGGGCGGAACGGTTTCGGCTACGACCCGATCTTCTTCTACCCTCCCTTCAACGCAACATTCGGCGAAATCGACAACGCAAGAAAGGATCAGGTCTCCCACCGCGGCAAGGCGATGACCCAGGTCGCGTCTTTCCTGGCAACCCTTGAGGGTCGGAGCTTCCTCGAATCGTAG
- a CDS encoding GDSL-type esterase/lipase family protein translates to MRYLALGDSYTVGEGVEPEESLPVRLAALLLLQGFAIGNPEIVARTGWTTRELGAGIDRMDLRGPFDLVSVLVGVNDQYRGGGVEEYRTRFRSLLRRAVSLAGGEAGRVVVLSIPDWGATPFAEGRDRARIAAEIDRFNEANRRETDGAGARYVDVTVVSRRAASAGSGSMTAPDGLHPSGAVYAEWARLVLPHALTALGTI, encoded by the coding sequence GTGCGCTATCTCGCTCTGGGTGATTCGTACACCGTCGGCGAAGGGGTCGAGCCGGAGGAGAGCCTTCCGGTCCGGCTCGCCGCGCTGCTCCTTCTCCAGGGATTCGCCATCGGGAACCCCGAGATCGTCGCGCGGACCGGCTGGACGACGCGGGAGCTCGGGGCCGGCATCGACCGGATGGATCTGAGGGGTCCGTTCGATCTCGTGTCTGTGCTCGTCGGCGTCAACGACCAGTACCGCGGGGGAGGGGTCGAGGAGTACCGGACTCGTTTCCGGTCCCTGTTGCGGCGGGCGGTGTCGCTCGCGGGAGGCGAGGCGGGCCGCGTCGTCGTCCTGTCGATCCCCGACTGGGGCGCCACCCCGTTCGCGGAGGGGCGCGATCGCGCGCGTATCGCCGCCGAAATCGATCGCTTCAACGAGGCCAACCGCAGGGAGACGGACGGGGCAGGGGCGCGCTACGTCGATGTCACTGTCGTGTCACGGCGCGCCGCCTCGGCCGGGTCGGGATCGATGACCGCGCCGGATGGTCTGCATCCTTCGGGCGCCGTGTACGCGGAGTGGGCCCGCCTCGTCCTGCCGCACGCCCTCACAGCACTCGGCACGATCTAA
- a CDS encoding SPFH domain-containing protein gives MNNLPIRFEYIVLGFFLFIALIMVARSARIVSQYEKGLVMRLGKYRATVDSGLTFLVPMIEDLLKVDMRERVIKVEPQEVITKDNVLVTVDAVIYYRISDPVKSTFEVQNFAYAATILAQTNLRNLIGDKSLDETLTARDTINANLRNVLDEATNTWGVKVTRVEVQKIDPPADITEAMSRQMKAERTKRAQILEAEGFKQSQILQAEGMKESSILKADGEAQARILQANAEAKAIEVTAQAAESFFKERAEMRQRLDVLRAVLAQQTKFVVPSGSNLLNILGIDDLRGAVGPAGPHAPSAPPSPGPAAPAPPRKMPGPERTPGY, from the coding sequence ATGAACAACCTGCCGATCCGGTTCGAGTACATCGTCCTGGGCTTCTTCCTCTTCATCGCCCTCATCATGGTGGCGCGCTCGGCCCGCATCGTCTCGCAGTACGAGAAGGGGCTGGTCATGCGGCTGGGCAAGTACAGGGCCACCGTCGACTCGGGTCTCACGTTCCTGGTGCCGATGATCGAGGACCTCCTCAAGGTGGACATGCGCGAGCGGGTCATCAAGGTCGAGCCGCAGGAGGTGATCACCAAGGACAACGTGCTGGTGACGGTGGACGCCGTCATCTACTACCGCATCAGCGACCCGGTGAAGTCGACCTTCGAGGTGCAGAACTTCGCCTACGCCGCCACCATCCTGGCGCAGACCAACCTGAGAAACCTCATCGGGGACAAGAGCCTCGACGAAACGCTGACGGCGCGCGACACGATCAACGCCAACCTGCGCAACGTCCTGGACGAGGCGACCAACACCTGGGGCGTGAAGGTCACGCGCGTCGAGGTGCAGAAGATCGATCCCCCGGCCGACATCACCGAGGCGATGTCGCGACAGATGAAGGCCGAGCGCACCAAGCGCGCCCAGATCCTCGAGGCGGAAGGCTTCAAGCAGTCGCAGATCCTGCAGGCGGAGGGGATGAAGGAATCGTCGATCCTCAAGGCGGACGGCGAGGCGCAGGCGCGCATCCTGCAGGCCAACGCCGAGGCCAAGGCGATCGAGGTGACCGCGCAGGCGGCCGAGAGCTTCTTCAAGGAGCGGGCCGAGATGCGCCAGCGTCTGGACGTCCTGCGCGCCGTCCTGGCTCAGCAGACCAAGTTCGTCGTCCCCTCGGGCTCCAACCTTCTCAACATCCTGGGGATCGACGACCTGCGCGGCGCCGTGGGGCCGGCCGGCCCGCACGCTCCGTCCGCGCCCCCCTCCCCCGGACCGGCGGCGCCGGCCCCGCCCCGGAAGATGCCGGGACCGGAGCGAACCCCGGGGTACTGA
- a CDS encoding GNAT family N-acetyltransferase — MEMVLSRCVVRSFRPDDAPSLARHANNRSVWINLRDQFPHPYSLADAERWIREAAALDPETHFAIAVDGAAAGAIGFHLKKDVRRRSAEIGYWLGQEFWGRGIATEALRAVTGHAFGRFDLVRLYAGVFEGNRASMRVLEKAGYTREARLRKGITKDGRTIDLVLYAMVRE, encoded by the coding sequence ATGGAGATGGTTCTGTCCCGCTGCGTCGTGCGGAGCTTCCGGCCGGACGACGCGCCGTCCCTGGCGCGGCACGCCAACAACCGCTCGGTCTGGATCAACCTGCGCGATCAGTTCCCGCACCCGTACTCTCTCGCCGACGCCGAGCGCTGGATCAGGGAGGCGGCGGCTCTGGATCCGGAGACGCATTTCGCCATCGCCGTGGACGGCGCCGCCGCCGGCGCCATCGGGTTCCATCTCAAGAAGGACGTCCGCCGTCGCTCGGCCGAGATCGGCTACTGGCTGGGCCAGGAGTTCTGGGGACGCGGCATCGCGACCGAGGCGCTGCGCGCGGTCACCGGCCACGCCTTCGGCCGGTTCGATCTCGTGCGCCTGTACGCCGGCGTGTTCGAGGGGAACCGCGCGTCGATGCGCGTCCTCGAGAAGGCCGGCTACACGCGGGAGGCCCGCCTGCGCAAGGGGATCACCAAGGACGGCCGGACGATCGATCTCGTGCTGTACGCCATGGTGCGGGAGTAG